A genomic stretch from Sphingomonas faeni includes:
- a CDS encoding cell wall hydrolase, which translates to MAKRPARYASSRRRNGSGLRPSSEHWLLLLGAVVAFAAIFGSLTDLPWPTETTTTDRKPRLTMAQARVSNALVPIVTDKRKRAAPFRFRGGPASRLQATECLATAALYEAGSDRDAQRAVIQVVLNRVSARGFPKTVCGVVYQGSNRKTGCQFSFTCDGSQTRRPEHDGWDQARRAARRAMNGYVYTPVGRATHYHTDWLVPYWRGSLVKVATVESHIFYQRR; encoded by the coding sequence ATGGCGAAGCGACCGGCCCGATATGCTTCATCGCGACGGCGCAACGGATCCGGGCTGAGGCCATCGTCCGAGCATTGGCTTCTCCTGCTCGGCGCCGTGGTAGCGTTTGCCGCGATCTTCGGATCGCTGACCGATCTGCCTTGGCCAACCGAAACTACTACAACTGATCGCAAGCCGCGGTTGACTATGGCTCAGGCTCGGGTCTCCAACGCGCTGGTTCCGATCGTAACGGACAAACGCAAACGGGCGGCACCGTTCCGCTTTCGTGGCGGGCCTGCCTCGCGCCTCCAGGCGACCGAGTGCCTCGCGACTGCCGCGCTCTACGAGGCCGGCAGCGACCGCGACGCGCAGCGCGCCGTCATTCAAGTGGTGCTCAATCGGGTCAGTGCCCGCGGCTTCCCCAAGACCGTGTGCGGAGTCGTCTACCAAGGTTCAAACCGCAAGACGGGATGTCAATTCTCGTTCACCTGCGACGGATCACAGACCCGCCGTCCCGAACACGACGGATGGGACCAAGCAAGACGCGCCGCGCGCCGAGCGATGAACGGCTACGTCTATACGCCAGTGGGGCGCGCGACCCATTACCATACCGACTGGCTGGTGCCGTACTGGCGCGGCTCGCTCGTCAAGGTTGCGACCGTGGAGTCGCACATCTTCTACCAGCGCCGTTGA
- a CDS encoding Crp/Fnr family transcriptional regulator, translated as MISEKFLMGRGRHELSSEEKQVLEDGIESVRQVPARKQIVRAGDLIDTSTLLLEGFVCRYMDDREGQRQLVAVHVPGDFVDLHAFPMKRLDHDIATLGPVKIACFEHRTLQSITERYPHLTQKLWFSTLLDAAMHREWIFRLGRLGAEGRIAHLFCELNARLEMVGMAADGRYMLPMTQPDLAEASGLTGVHVNRVLRALREKNLLTFKAGEVNILDHKALAAVAEFEPQYLYGYRGD; from the coding sequence ATGATCTCGGAAAAATTCCTCATGGGGCGAGGCCGCCATGAGCTCAGCAGCGAAGAAAAGCAGGTTCTGGAGGACGGTATCGAATCCGTTCGTCAGGTGCCTGCGCGCAAGCAGATCGTCCGTGCGGGCGACCTGATCGATACGAGCACGCTGTTGCTCGAAGGTTTCGTGTGCCGCTACATGGACGACCGCGAGGGCCAGCGTCAGCTGGTCGCGGTGCACGTGCCCGGCGATTTCGTCGACCTGCACGCGTTTCCGATGAAGCGGCTCGATCACGATATTGCGACGCTCGGACCCGTGAAGATCGCCTGCTTCGAACACCGCACGCTGCAGTCGATCACCGAGCGTTATCCGCACCTCACGCAGAAACTGTGGTTCAGCACGCTGCTCGACGCGGCAATGCACCGCGAATGGATATTCCGGCTGGGGCGTCTAGGCGCGGAAGGCCGCATCGCGCATCTGTTCTGCGAACTGAATGCGCGGCTGGAGATGGTCGGGATGGCGGCCGATGGGCGCTATATGCTGCCGATGACACAGCCCGACCTGGCCGAGGCGAGCGGGCTGACCGGGGTCCACGTCAACCGCGTGCTGAGGGCGCTCCGCGAGAAAAATCTCCTGACGTTCAAGGCCGGCGAGGTAAATATTCTGGATCATAAAGCGCTGGCAGCCGTTGCGGAGTTCGAACCACAATATCTGTACGGTTACAGGGGCGACTGA
- a CDS encoding urea carboxylase-associated family protein yields MADIKTIPPRSGAGFTLDKGQTLTVIDPEGRQVSDLLAYNRADVREAISSGRTLDYASRLYLTTGDLLYSNRSNVMLEIVSDDVGRHDFLLTPCSKETFAIIYGDTDPHRGCFGNLAEALEPWGVEPDQIPVAFNCFMNVPINGETGTFTVEPPLSKAGDTIVFRAAMDLVIGMTACSALQSNGGSFKPIQYRID; encoded by the coding sequence GTGGCTGACATCAAGACGATCCCGCCGCGTTCGGGTGCTGGGTTCACGCTCGACAAGGGGCAGACGCTGACCGTGATCGATCCCGAGGGGCGGCAGGTTTCGGATCTCCTCGCCTACAACCGGGCGGACGTGCGGGAGGCGATTTCGTCGGGGCGGACACTCGATTACGCAAGCCGGTTGTATCTCACGACTGGCGACCTGCTCTATTCGAACCGCAGCAACGTGATGCTGGAGATCGTTTCGGACGATGTCGGCCGGCACGACTTTCTGCTGACGCCGTGCTCGAAGGAAACCTTCGCGATCATCTATGGCGACACCGATCCGCATCGCGGCTGCTTCGGCAACCTCGCGGAGGCGCTCGAGCCTTGGGGCGTGGAGCCGGACCAGATTCCGGTCGCGTTCAACTGCTTCATGAACGTGCCGATCAACGGCGAGACCGGGACGTTCACGGTCGAGCCTCCGCTGAGCAAGGCTGGCGATACGATCGTGTTCCGCGCGGCGATGGACCTGGTGATCGGCATGACTGCATGCTCGGCGCTCCAATCGAACGGGGGCTCGTTCAAGCCGATCCAGTACCGGATCGACTGA
- the gntA gene encoding guanitoxin biosynthesis heme-dependent pre-guanitoxin N-hydroxylase GntA, which yields MSETLLRFAGSPPTMYQPVFQNDHPLARKFIENVQAPQFPCVGAKSALAKGQMDILVARDVRSAWDDMRISPALGETVRKYREDRAIFRTLIILFEAPALLSEEEFEAHLWARAQSLSDKDEWLGYRPDPSVSSDPDDPHFSLSFAGEAFFVVGLHPNASRPARKFESPAMVFNLHDQFEVLRDQQRYDKLRSSILARDLEYAGSMNPMLARHGESSEARQYSGRVVDESWKCPFKRGEARG from the coding sequence ATGAGCGAAACATTGCTGCGGTTCGCGGGTTCCCCCCCGACCATGTATCAGCCAGTTTTCCAAAATGATCATCCCTTGGCGCGCAAGTTCATCGAGAACGTGCAGGCTCCACAGTTCCCCTGCGTCGGCGCAAAATCCGCGCTTGCCAAGGGACAGATGGATATCCTCGTCGCGCGCGACGTGCGATCCGCTTGGGATGACATGCGAATTTCTCCGGCACTCGGCGAGACAGTCCGGAAATACCGCGAGGATCGTGCGATCTTTCGGACGCTTATCATTCTCTTCGAAGCGCCTGCTTTGCTGTCGGAGGAAGAGTTCGAAGCCCATCTTTGGGCGCGTGCTCAATCACTTAGCGACAAGGACGAGTGGCTCGGCTACCGTCCCGATCCGTCGGTGAGCAGTGATCCCGACGATCCGCATTTCTCGCTGAGCTTTGCGGGCGAGGCGTTTTTCGTGGTTGGCCTGCATCCAAACGCTAGCCGTCCCGCGCGAAAATTTGAATCGCCGGCAATGGTGTTCAACCTACATGACCAGTTCGAGGTGCTGCGCGACCAACAACGCTACGACAAGCTGCGCTCGTCGATCCTGGCGCGGGATCTTGAATATGCCGGCTCGATGAACCCGATGCTGGCGCGTCACGGCGAATCGAGCGAAGCGCGACAATATAGCGGGCGCGTCGTCGACGAGTCCTGGAAATGCCCTTTCAAGCGAGGCGAAGCCCGTGGCTGA